One part of the Paraburkholderia flagellata genome encodes these proteins:
- the mltA gene encoding murein transglycosylase A, whose product MSIGYSSSSSDMAASIESQYCRRDFDADSGLDVPVMPGFTKARYRAGSALRRGGARLGGWLGAVSLAALLAACGGPSYVHNAPPKGTPTLPSQLAAQRLTPVAWQQVPGWQDDSLIGVTAALRANCTRLARDPRWLRACSAASQLDDLDASSARAFFETYFTPYQFANTDGTLDGLVTGYYEPLLHGSRTRHGIYQTALYRWPSSYRPGAAMPPRAQLERTGALNGNELVWVDDPIEAFFLQVQGSGRVVMEDGSVMRVGFGGTNNQPYKSIGRWLLDRGELTPAQATMQGIKAWARGNPTRVDALLDTNPRFVFFREMTGSEGDAQGGADGPIGALGVPLTPERSIAVDPSSIPLGTPVFLQTTRPLTNTPLNRLVFAQDTGTAIKGGVRADYFWGLGDDAGDLAGKMKQGGRMWLLFPNS is encoded by the coding sequence ATGAGCATCGGGTATTCGTCGAGCAGTTCTGACATGGCGGCATCCATCGAGAGCCAGTATTGTAGGCGTGATTTTGACGCCGATTCAGGTCTCGATGTCCCGGTGATGCCGGGATTCACAAAGGCGCGATATCGCGCCGGGTCAGCGCTTCGGCGCGGGGGGGCTCGGTTAGGTGGTTGGTTGGGCGCCGTTTCGCTGGCGGCCTTGCTCGCCGCATGCGGCGGCCCGAGCTACGTCCATAACGCCCCGCCCAAGGGGACGCCCACGCTACCCTCGCAACTCGCCGCGCAGCGTCTCACGCCGGTTGCGTGGCAGCAGGTGCCGGGTTGGCAGGACGACTCGCTGATCGGCGTAACCGCGGCGCTGCGCGCGAACTGCACGCGCCTCGCGCGCGATCCTCGCTGGCTGCGTGCGTGTTCCGCCGCTTCGCAACTCGATGACCTGGACGCCTCGAGCGCGCGCGCATTCTTCGAAACGTATTTCACCCCCTATCAGTTCGCCAACACCGACGGCACGCTTGACGGCCTCGTCACCGGCTACTACGAGCCGCTGCTGCATGGCTCGCGCACGCGTCATGGCATCTACCAGACCGCGCTGTATCGCTGGCCGTCCAGCTATCGTCCGGGCGCGGCGATGCCGCCGCGCGCGCAGCTCGAACGCACGGGCGCGCTCAACGGCAACGAGCTCGTGTGGGTGGACGATCCGATCGAAGCGTTCTTCCTGCAGGTGCAGGGCTCGGGGCGCGTCGTGATGGAAGACGGCAGCGTGATGCGCGTGGGCTTTGGCGGCACCAACAACCAGCCATACAAGTCGATCGGGCGCTGGCTGCTCGATCGCGGCGAACTGACGCCCGCGCAGGCGACCATGCAGGGCATCAAGGCGTGGGCGCGCGGGAATCCGACGCGCGTGGACGCGCTCCTCGACACCAATCCGCGCTTCGTGTTTTTCCGCGAGATGACTGGTTCCGAGGGCGACGCGCAGGGCGGGGCGGATGGCCCGATCGGTGCGCTCGGCGTGCCGCTCACGCCGGAACGCTCGATTGCCGTCGATCCTTCTTCGATTCCGCTTGGCACGCCGGTGTTCCTGCAGACCACGCGGCCGCTGACAAACACGCCGCTCAACCGGCTCGTGTTCGCGCAAGATACGGGCACGG
- the apaG gene encoding Co2+/Mg2+ efflux protein ApaG, protein MSQYEFSVTSQVRYLPEESDPERRQYAFAYTLTIRNTGQVSAQLIARHWVITDSDNLVQEVKGLGVVGHQPLLKPGEQFEYTSWAVIATPVGTMRGEYFCVAEDAERFEAPVPEFVLRMPRTLH, encoded by the coding sequence ATGAGCCAGTACGAATTCAGCGTGACGTCGCAGGTGCGCTACCTGCCGGAAGAATCGGACCCGGAGCGCCGGCAATATGCCTTCGCATACACGCTGACCATCCGCAATACCGGTCAGGTAAGCGCTCAGCTCATCGCGCGCCACTGGGTCATCACCGACAGCGATAATCTCGTGCAGGAAGTGAAGGGGCTCGGCGTGGTTGGCCATCAGCCGCTTCTGAAGCCTGGCGAGCAGTTCGAGTACACGAGCTGGGCCGTGATCGCGACCCCGGTGGGCACCATGCGCGGCGAGTACTTCTGTGTGGCCGAGGACGCCGAGCGTTTCGAGGCGCCAGTGCCCGAGTTCGTGTTGCGCATGCCGCGTACGCTGCATTGA
- the rpe gene encoding ribulose-phosphate 3-epimerase encodes MTQFRIAPSILSADFARLGEEVRNVVAAGADWIHFDVMDNHYVPNLTIGPLVCEAIRPHVNVPIDVHLMVRPVDRIVPDFAKAGANLISFHPEGSDHIDRTLSLIRDHGCKAGLVFNPATPLNYLDHVMDKLDLVLIMSVNPGFGGQSFIPEALNKLREARAKIDAYTARTGREIHLEVDGGVKVDNIAEIAAAGADTFVAGSAIFGKPDYKAVIDEMRAQLATVASAANAK; translated from the coding sequence ATGACGCAATTCCGCATCGCCCCCAGCATTCTTTCCGCCGACTTCGCGCGTCTTGGCGAGGAAGTCCGCAACGTCGTCGCTGCCGGCGCCGACTGGATCCACTTCGACGTAATGGACAACCATTACGTGCCGAACCTCACCATCGGCCCGCTGGTATGCGAGGCGATCCGCCCGCACGTCAACGTGCCCATCGATGTGCATCTGATGGTGCGTCCGGTCGACCGCATCGTGCCCGACTTCGCCAAGGCCGGCGCGAACCTCATCAGCTTCCACCCTGAAGGCTCGGACCATATCGACCGCACGCTCTCGCTGATCCGCGACCACGGCTGCAAGGCGGGCCTCGTGTTCAACCCGGCCACGCCGCTGAACTATCTCGACCACGTGATGGACAAGCTCGACCTCGTGCTCATCATGTCGGTGAATCCGGGCTTCGGCGGCCAGTCGTTCATTCCCGAGGCGCTCAACAAGCTGCGCGAAGCGCGCGCGAAGATCGACGCCTATACGGCGCGCACGGGCCGCGAAATCCACCTCGAAGTGGACGGCGGCGTGAAGGTGGACAACATCGCCGAAATCGCGGCGGCTGGTGCGGACACTTTCGTGGCGGGCTCGGCGATCTTCGGCAAGCCTGACTATAAGGCAGTGATCGACGAGATGCGCGCGCAGCTTGCGACCGTAGCGAGCGCTGCAAACGCGAAATGA